A region of Anopheles arabiensis isolate DONGOLA chromosome Y unlocalized genomic scaffold, AaraD3 chrY_contig0002, whole genome shotgun sequence DNA encodes the following proteins:
- the LOC120906961 gene encoding histone H2B yields the protein MAPKTSGKAAKKSGKAQKNISKSDKKKKRKTRKESYAIYIYKVLKQVHPDTGISSKAMSIMNSFVNDIFERIAAEASRLAHYNKRSTITSREIQTAVRLLLPGELAKHAVSEGTKAVTKYTSSK from the coding sequence ATGGCACCCAAAACCAGTGGAAAAGCTGCGAAGAAGTCTGGCAAGgcccagaaaaatatttccaagtccgacaagaaaaagaagcgcaaGACCCGCAAGGAAAGCTACGCTATTTACATCTACAAAGTGTTGAAGCAAGTCCACCCGGATACTGGCATTTCTTCGAAGGCCATGAGCATCATGAACAGTTTCGTCAACGATATCTTCGAACGCATTGCTGCTGAGGCATCCCGCTTGGCGCACTACAACAAGCGTTCGACGATCACGTCCCGCGAAATCCAAACCGCtgttcgtctgctgctgcctggtgAGCTTGCCAAGCACGCCGTCTCCGAAGGAACGAAGGCTGTCACAAAGTACACCAGCTCGAAGTAA